One stretch of Tenacibaculum sp. MAR_2010_89 DNA includes these proteins:
- a CDS encoding M1 family metallopeptidase, whose amino-acid sequence MRKYTTLLFSALFVSASLFAQETTKKEPQKGHIDQNKFRQLKDVLATPNDQRTASGAPGHAYTQQKVDYVMDLRLDETSNKLYGDESITYHNNSKDHLEYLWVQLDQNMRAPDSKSPLVESKGASGFQTPKKFVENNMSKPKAFGYNIEAVKKADGRDLSYTINRTMMRINLPKPLAPGNTFSFKIKWNYTINNVVTDGGRSGVEEFADGNKAFIIAQFFPRLCVYNNVEGWQNMQFWGRSEFALEFGDYDVKLTVPADHIVEATGELQNEKDVLTREQRKRWEKARKSYKNPVLIVTQEEAEVNEKKRSTKTKTWHFKAKNVRDYAFASSRKYIWDAMAVNINGKNVMAVSLYPKEGNPLWEEHSTRTVANTLEEYSKLTFDYPYPKAISVNANDGMGMEYPMICFNFGRPNPDGTYSDRLKKGMIGVIIHEVGHNFFPMIVNSDERQWTWMDEGLNSFVQILAEFDYDAKLFAQNPTKNITRYMSFDQKRLSPIMSQGDYVYNFGPNAYTKPAAGLYMLRQTIMGPELFDYAFRTYSKRWMFKHPTPADFFRTMEDASGMDLDWFWRGWFYTTDFTDIGIKEVKPLFLTDKPNERTKKLQEQYPTYFARLGKLVFLTTKKEEANSKEVEAHINGLPAAEKAKLKEMPKYMYQVEFEKPGGLMMPIIVELTYADGTKKRETFPAQIWRMNENKVYRVFSSSQEIKSIVVDPDFETADIDTSNNSWPKKTTNKFDKFKNKVKQ is encoded by the coding sequence ATGAGAAAATATACTACACTATTATTTTCAGCTCTTTTTGTATCAGCATCTTTATTTGCACAAGAAACAACTAAGAAAGAGCCCCAAAAAGGTCATATAGACCAAAATAAATTTCGTCAATTAAAAGATGTTTTAGCGACACCAAATGATCAACGTACAGCTTCTGGGGCTCCTGGACATGCATATACTCAGCAAAAAGTAGATTATGTTATGGATCTGCGTTTAGATGAAACTTCAAATAAATTATATGGAGATGAATCTATTACTTATCATAATAATTCTAAAGATCATTTAGAATATTTATGGGTGCAATTAGATCAAAACATGCGTGCTCCTGATTCGAAATCTCCTTTAGTTGAATCAAAAGGTGCTAGTGGTTTTCAAACTCCTAAGAAGTTTGTTGAAAATAACATGTCAAAACCTAAAGCTTTTGGTTACAATATCGAAGCTGTTAAAAAAGCAGATGGTAGAGATTTATCATACACTATAAATAGAACAATGATGCGAATAAATTTACCAAAGCCTTTAGCTCCTGGTAATACATTCTCTTTCAAAATTAAGTGGAATTACACAATAAACAATGTAGTAACTGATGGTGGACGTTCTGGAGTTGAAGAATTCGCTGATGGTAATAAAGCTTTTATAATTGCTCAGTTTTTTCCTAGATTATGCGTTTATAATAACGTAGAAGGATGGCAAAACATGCAATTCTGGGGACGTAGTGAATTTGCGCTAGAGTTTGGAGATTATGATGTAAAACTTACTGTACCTGCAGATCATATTGTTGAAGCTACTGGAGAATTACAAAATGAAAAAGATGTTTTAACTAGAGAGCAACGTAAACGTTGGGAAAAAGCTAGAAAATCATATAAAAACCCTGTTCTTATCGTTACTCAAGAAGAAGCTGAAGTAAACGAAAAGAAAAGATCTACAAAAACAAAAACATGGCATTTTAAAGCTAAAAATGTACGTGATTACGCTTTTGCTTCTTCAAGAAAGTATATTTGGGACGCTATGGCTGTTAACATTAATGGTAAGAATGTTATGGCAGTTTCTTTATATCCAAAAGAAGGAAACCCTTTATGGGAAGAGCATTCAACAAGAACTGTTGCTAATACTTTAGAAGAGTATTCTAAATTAACCTTTGACTACCCATATCCTAAAGCAATTTCTGTTAATGCCAATGATGGTATGGGAATGGAATACCCTATGATTTGTTTCAATTTTGGACGCCCAAATCCTGACGGAACATATTCAGATCGTTTGAAAAAAGGAATGATTGGAGTAATTATTCACGAAGTAGGACATAACTTCTTTCCTATGATTGTAAATTCTGACGAAAGACAATGGACTTGGATGGATGAAGGTTTAAATTCATTTGTTCAAATACTAGCTGAATTTGATTACGATGCTAAATTATTCGCTCAAAATCCTACTAAAAATATTACGCGTTACATGAGTTTTGATCAAAAGCGTTTATCTCCTATTATGTCTCAAGGAGATTATGTATATAACTTTGGACCAAATGCATATACTAAACCAGCTGCTGGATTATACATGCTTCGTCAAACTATAATGGGTCCTGAATTATTTGATTACGCATTTAGAACTTATTCTAAACGTTGGATGTTTAAACACCCAACACCAGCTGATTTCTTTAGAACTATGGAAGATGCTTCAGGTATGGATTTAGATTGGTTTTGGAGAGGTTGGTTTTATACAACTGACTTTACTGACATAGGTATTAAAGAGGTTAAACCTTTATTTTTAACTGATAAACCTAATGAAAGAACTAAAAAATTACAAGAGCAATATCCTACATATTTTGCTCGTTTAGGAAAATTAGTTTTCTTAACTACTAAAAAAGAAGAAGCTAACTCAAAAGAGGTAGAAGCGCATATTAATGGGTTACCAGCTGCCGAAAAGGCTAAACTTAAAGAAATGCCTAAATATATGTATCAAGTTGAATTTGAAAAGCCAGGTGGTTTAATGATGCCTATCATTGTTGAGTTAACTTATGCTGATGGTACTAAAAAGCGTGAAACTTTCCCTGCTCAAATTTGGAGAATGAATGAAAATAAAGTGTATCGTGTATTCTCTTCTAGCCAAGAGATTAAAAGCATTGTAGTAGATCCTGATTTTGAAACAGCTGATATTGATACATCAAATAATAGTTGGCCTAAGAAAACAACTAATAAGTTTGATAAATTCAAAAATAAAGTTAAGCAATAA
- the pepE gene encoding dipeptidase PepE gives MKKLIVASTSTVHGSGYLEYILPALSIHFEKATTILFIPYARPGGISYDDYTEIARKAFKKIGRDVKGIHEFKNPKQAILNATGIFTGGGNTFELVNQLYNNDVLETLKEVLDKGTPYLGTSAGSNICGETMMNTNDMPIVYPPSFKTLGLIPFNINAHYLDPNPNSKHMGETRETRIKEYHVFNATSVLGLREGSWLEVKGKEITLKGSLTARFFQKDKHPIELDTNKEIII, from the coding sequence ATGAAAAAACTAATTGTAGCAAGTACATCAACAGTTCATGGAAGTGGGTATTTAGAGTATATATTACCAGCACTTTCAATTCATTTTGAAAAAGCAACTACTATTTTATTTATTCCATATGCTAGGCCTGGAGGAATAAGTTATGATGACTATACTGAAATTGCTAGAAAAGCTTTTAAAAAAATAGGTAGGGATGTAAAAGGAATTCATGAATTTAAAAATCCGAAGCAAGCAATACTTAATGCCACTGGAATTTTTACAGGAGGAGGAAATACGTTTGAATTAGTAAATCAATTATATAATAACGATGTGTTAGAAACTTTGAAAGAAGTTTTAGATAAAGGAACTCCGTATTTAGGAACAAGTGCTGGAAGTAATATTTGCGGAGAAACAATGATGAATACTAATGATATGCCTATTGTATATCCACCAAGTTTTAAAACTTTAGGCTTAATTCCTTTTAATATTAATGCACATTATCTTGATCCAAATCCAAACTCAAAGCATATGGGAGAAACAAGAGAAACACGAATAAAAGAATATCATGTGTTTAATGCTACTAGTGTTTTAGGATTACGAGAAGGTAGTTGGTTAGAGGTAAAAGGAAAAGAGATTACTTTAAAAGGAAGTTTAACTGCTCGATTTTTTCAAAAAGATAAACACCCAATAGAATTAGATACTAATAAGGAAATAATTATATAA
- a CDS encoding DUF6702 family protein — translation MKKKLFITVVTFSLFSFATLHKYYLALTEIEYKENSQSVQMIMNVFIDDIEDAINKDYNTDLQLSTKKEDKNTDSFIKKYLNKHFKVSINNNVKTYNFIGKEYDGDIVYFYLEIEKISSITSIEIKNDVLIEHFPEQKNLVKATIKKERKSLFLDKKNDKGLLNF, via the coding sequence ATGAAAAAAAAACTTTTTATAACAGTAGTCACTTTTAGTTTATTCTCATTTGCTACTCTTCATAAATATTACCTTGCTTTAACTGAAATCGAATACAAAGAAAATTCTCAATCTGTACAGATGATTATGAATGTGTTTATAGATGATATTGAAGATGCTATAAACAAAGACTACAATACTGACTTGCAACTATCTACAAAAAAAGAAGATAAAAACACCGATAGTTTCATTAAAAAATATCTAAATAAACATTTTAAAGTTTCAATAAATAATAACGTAAAAACCTACAATTTTATAGGTAAAGAATACGATGGAGATATTGTATATTTTTACCTTGAAATTGAAAAAATTTCATCTATCACATCTATTGAAATTAAAAATGATGTTTTAATAGAGCATTTTCCTGAACAGAAAAATTTAGTAAAAGCCACTATTAAAAAAGAACGTAAAAGTTTATTTCTTGATAAAAAAAATGATAAAGGTTTGTTAAATTTTTAA
- a CDS encoding carboxypeptidase-like regulatory domain-containing protein encodes MHKIFLSLLVIISLNIHSQNERKYMYGKIYNKLGNLANVHVINLNTKHGTYTNNSGNFKIPVNLNDSLRFSFVGYETKLLKVTEKHLGIQNNNFVLKKITYTLDEVNLKKNNLLGFLSADSKLIKKEKVINAETLKLPFAGSRILTPAERRLQTAQGGSTPYMLGLLGGSVSLDLIINSISGRIKKLKKLKVIEEREKKISFIKDIHERYIINDLGIEKDNLYRFIYFCENDSKFNRILNQGEISMIIFLKQKSKEFKNL; translated from the coding sequence ATGCATAAAATATTTTTATCCTTATTAGTTATTATTTCTTTAAACATCCATTCACAAAATGAACGAAAGTATATGTATGGTAAAATTTATAATAAACTAGGAAACCTAGCTAACGTTCATGTTATAAACTTAAACACTAAACATGGTACTTACACTAATAATAGTGGGAACTTTAAAATTCCTGTTAATTTAAACGATAGTTTAAGATTCTCTTTTGTAGGGTATGAAACTAAACTTTTAAAAGTAACTGAAAAGCACCTTGGAATTCAAAATAATAACTTCGTTTTAAAAAAAATTACTTACACCTTAGATGAAGTTAATTTAAAAAAAAATAATCTCTTAGGTTTCTTGTCGGCTGATTCAAAATTAATAAAAAAAGAAAAAGTAATAAATGCTGAAACTTTAAAGCTTCCATTTGCAGGATCAAGAATCCTTACACCTGCTGAAAGAAGGTTACAAACTGCTCAAGGAGGTAGTACGCCATATATGTTAGGTTTATTAGGTGGTTCTGTATCTTTAGATTTAATAATAAACAGTATTTCTGGAAGAATAAAAAAGTTAAAAAAACTAAAAGTAATTGAAGAAAGAGAGAAAAAGATTAGTTTTATTAAAGATATTCATGAAAGGTACATTATTAATGATTTAGGAATTGAAAAAGATAATTTGTATCGCTTTATTTATTTTTGTGAAAATGATTCTAAATTTAATCGTATCTTAAACCAAGGCGAAATATCAATGATTATTTTTTTAAAACAAAAGTCTAAAGAATTTAAAAACCTATAG
- a CDS encoding helix-turn-helix transcriptional regulator: MNSEAFITRLKIILEYYNLTSSTFADTIEVQRSSMSHLMSGRNKPSLDFVLKIVDKFPDVDLYWLLNGEGNFPKKNVNITIEQKKEVLEKTKNTTPSLFTHSEPTKEIPNTQFSESAKKLIKVVLLYDDGTFEEFKQ, from the coding sequence GTGAATTCAGAAGCTTTTATAACTCGTTTAAAAATAATTTTAGAATACTATAATTTAACATCATCAACTTTTGCTGATACTATTGAGGTACAAAGATCAAGTATGTCACATTTAATGTCAGGAAGAAATAAACCTAGTCTCGACTTTGTTTTAAAAATCGTAGATAAGTTTCCAGATGTAGATTTATATTGGCTTTTGAATGGAGAAGGAAATTTCCCTAAAAAAAATGTTAACATTACTATTGAGCAAAAAAAAGAAGTCTTAGAAAAAACTAAAAACACGACTCCTTCTCTATTTACTCATAGCGAACCAACTAAAGAGATTCCAAATACTCAATTCTCAGAGAGTGCCAAAAAATTAATAAAAGTTGTCTTATTATATGATGACGGAACATTTGAAGAGTTTAAGCAATAA
- a CDS encoding SAM-dependent methyltransferase — MNKYILNNDVQSFINNNLKSNIDKLLFKGSPFKQVTIQELANQIIAKQKSEKKLPTWFNTSTIYYPAKLSIEQTSSEITAEYKNSIVKGKTIIDITGGFGVDTYYFSKIFENVIHCEINEELSKIVNYNYLQLGVENVHTIPKNGIEYLKETSEKIDCIYIDPSRRNDAKGKVFLLKDCLPNVPDNLDFLFSKSDIILIKNSPILDISATINELKYVKEIHIIGVKNEVKELLFLLEKNYNKNIEIKTHNFLINKNKQEFNFSFNSISEITFNLPLNFLYEPNSTILKSGGFNQISSYYKLDKLHQHSHLYTSEFLKENFPGRTFLIEKFFKYNKKRIRKEILDEQANITIRNFPKTVAQLRKETKLKDGGNIYLFFTTNFNNEPIVIKCKKIK; from the coding sequence ATGAATAAATATATTTTAAATAATGATGTTCAATCATTTATAAATAATAATTTAAAATCAAATATTGATAAATTACTTTTCAAAGGCAGTCCTTTTAAACAGGTTACTATTCAAGAATTAGCCAATCAAATTATAGCTAAACAAAAGTCAGAAAAAAAATTACCAACTTGGTTTAATACTAGTACAATATATTACCCTGCTAAATTAAGTATAGAACAAACATCATCTGAAATAACCGCTGAATATAAAAACTCTATAGTTAAAGGTAAGACTATAATTGACATAACAGGAGGTTTTGGTGTTGATACCTATTATTTTTCTAAAATATTTGAAAATGTAATTCATTGTGAAATTAATGAAGAATTATCAAAAATTGTTAACTATAACTATCTCCAACTTGGAGTAGAAAATGTGCATACAATTCCTAAAAATGGTATTGAGTATTTAAAAGAAACATCAGAAAAAATTGATTGTATTTATATTGATCCTTCACGAAGAAATGATGCAAAAGGAAAAGTGTTTTTATTAAAAGATTGTCTACCTAATGTTCCAGATAACCTTGATTTTTTATTCTCTAAATCTGATATAATCCTTATTAAAAACTCTCCTATATTAGATATTTCTGCTACAATTAATGAACTAAAATATGTTAAAGAAATCCATATTATCGGAGTAAAAAACGAAGTAAAAGAACTTCTCTTTTTATTAGAAAAAAACTACAACAAAAATATAGAAATAAAAACACATAACTTTCTGATAAACAAAAACAAACAAGAATTTAACTTTAGCTTTAATTCAATTAGTGAAATTACCTTTAATTTACCTTTAAACTTTCTATATGAGCCTAATTCAACTATCTTAAAATCTGGAGGATTTAATCAAATTTCAAGTTATTATAAATTAGATAAATTACATCAACATTCTCACCTTTATACTTCTGAATTTTTAAAAGAAAATTTTCCAGGAAGAACATTCTTAATTGAGAAGTTTTTTAAATACAATAAAAAAAGAATTCGAAAAGAAATTTTAGACGAACAAGCAAATATTACTATTCGAAATTTCCCAAAAACAGTAGCTCAATTACGAAAAGAAACTAAGCTAAAAGACGGAGGTAATATTTATTTATTTTTCACTACAAATTTTAACAATGAACCTATTGTTATTAAATGCAAAAAAATAAAATAA
- a CDS encoding M1 family metallopeptidase, translating into MKKNIVLIFSVFFVVSSVFSQSKRETQKGHTNQNKFKQLKDELATPDRRHTASGAPGKKYTQQKVDYSMDIVLDDDKQRITGNETITYHNNSEDELTYLWLQLDQNMRASDSKTPDIQPTSAPKRGVPKRVYDRYFPEKPFDGGFKITSVTNTNGSNLSHTINQTMMRINLPKPLASGETFSFKISWWYNINNHRTQGGRSGFEHFPADGNNNYVIAQFYPRLCVYDNVEGWQNDQFWGRSEFALEFGDFNVNITTPADHMLGATGVLMNESEVLTKKQQKKLALAKKTFDKPVLIVSQKEAEEIEKGKSKKTKTWKFVAKNVRDYAFASSRKFIWDGMAVDINGKTVMAYSYYSKEANPLYGDHSTRAVAQTLKTYSRYTFDYPYHKAISVDGQMGMEYPQICFNPGRPNPDGTYSDRVKYRMIKVTIHEVGHNFFPMIVNSDERQWTWMDEGLNSYMEMLAELDYDPNFPITRGYPKNIVKYMGGDQSSIAPIMTKGDNVYQFGNNAYGKPATALWILRETIMGKELFDHAFKTYAKRWKFKHPTPADFFRSMEDASAMDLDWFWRGWFYTTDVTDIGVKDVKKYYTTEGPNNSVNFVQDKTEGLSFDSKKNPKSKYHYEITYNKPGGLVMPIIAEFTYKDGTKERKTYPAQIWRLNDNQVTKIFSSDKEITNITIDPDLETADVDTSNNSWPKKTTNKFDKFKKKIKS; encoded by the coding sequence ATGAAGAAAAATATTGTATTAATTTTTTCTGTTTTTTTTGTGGTTTCTTCCGTTTTTTCTCAAAGCAAGAGAGAAACACAAAAAGGGCATACAAATCAAAATAAATTTAAACAACTTAAAGATGAATTAGCAACACCAGATAGGCGGCATACTGCTTCTGGAGCTCCTGGTAAAAAATATACACAACAGAAAGTTGACTATTCAATGGATATTGTTTTGGATGACGATAAACAAAGAATTACAGGTAACGAAACTATTACGTATCATAATAATTCAGAAGATGAATTAACCTATTTATGGTTACAATTAGATCAAAATATGCGTGCATCTGATTCTAAAACACCAGATATTCAACCTACTAGTGCGCCTAAAAGAGGGGTTCCAAAAAGAGTATATGACAGGTATTTCCCTGAAAAACCATTTGATGGTGGTTTTAAAATTACTAGTGTAACTAATACTAATGGGAGTAATTTATCGCATACTATTAATCAAACTATGATGCGAATAAACTTACCTAAGCCTTTAGCTTCAGGAGAAACTTTTTCTTTTAAAATTTCATGGTGGTATAACATAAATAATCATAGAACTCAAGGTGGTAGATCTGGATTTGAACATTTCCCTGCTGATGGAAATAACAATTATGTAATTGCTCAGTTCTATCCAAGGTTATGTGTTTATGACAACGTTGAGGGATGGCAAAATGATCAATTTTGGGGAAGAAGTGAATTTGCTTTAGAATTTGGTGATTTTAATGTAAATATTACAACTCCTGCTGATCATATGCTAGGAGCAACTGGAGTTTTAATGAATGAAAGTGAAGTTTTAACTAAAAAGCAACAAAAAAAATTAGCTTTAGCTAAAAAGACTTTTGATAAGCCGGTATTAATAGTTTCTCAAAAAGAAGCTGAAGAAATTGAAAAAGGAAAATCGAAAAAAACTAAAACATGGAAATTTGTTGCTAAAAATGTACGTGACTATGCTTTTGCTTCTTCAAGGAAATTTATTTGGGACGGTATGGCTGTAGATATTAACGGTAAAACTGTAATGGCATATTCATATTATTCAAAAGAAGCTAACCCTTTATATGGAGATCATTCAACAAGAGCTGTAGCACAAACACTTAAAACGTATTCTAGATATACATTTGATTACCCATATCATAAAGCAATTTCTGTAGATGGTCAAATGGGAATGGAATATCCTCAAATTTGTTTTAATCCTGGTAGACCAAACCCTGATGGAACCTATTCTGATAGAGTAAAGTATAGAATGATTAAAGTAACTATCCATGAAGTTGGACATAACTTTTTTCCTATGATTGTAAACTCTGACGAACGTCAATGGACATGGATGGATGAAGGTTTAAATTCTTACATGGAAATGTTAGCTGAATTAGACTATGACCCTAATTTTCCTATAACAAGAGGATATCCTAAAAATATTGTAAAATATATGGGTGGAGATCAATCTAGTATTGCACCTATTATGACTAAAGGAGATAATGTATATCAATTTGGTAATAACGCATATGGAAAACCAGCAACTGCTTTATGGATTTTAAGAGAAACTATTATGGGTAAAGAATTATTTGACCATGCTTTTAAAACTTATGCAAAACGTTGGAAATTTAAACACCCTACCCCTGCTGATTTCTTTAGGTCTATGGAAGATGCATCAGCTATGGATTTAGATTGGTTTTGGAGAGGTTGGTTTTATACAACTGATGTTACTGATATTGGTGTTAAAGATGTTAAAAAATATTACACAACTGAAGGTCCTAATAATTCTGTAAATTTTGTTCAAGACAAAACAGAAGGTTTAAGCTTTGATTCAAAGAAAAACCCTAAATCAAAATATCATTATGAAATTACTTATAATAAGCCAGGTGGTTTAGTTATGCCTATAATTGCTGAGTTTACTTATAAAGACGGAACTAAAGAAAGAAAAACGTATCCTGCTCAAATTTGGAGACTTAATGACAATCAAGTAACTAAAATATTTTCTTCAGATAAAGAAATTACTAATATTACAATTGATCCAGATTTAGAAACAGCAGATGTAGATACTTCTAATAATAGTTGGCCTAAGAAAACTACTAATAAGTTTGATAAATTTAAAAAGAAAATTAAAAGTTAA
- a CDS encoding carboxypeptidase-like regulatory domain-containing protein, which translates to MKNISLLILLLISINLCSQNERRYIHGKILDKIGILPNVHIINLNTKHGTYTNSNGDFKIPAKVNDSLRFSYVGYETKVINVLDKYFGMHDNTFFIKKIAYTLNEVEIKKHNLQGSITSDIRKTPEDKREEALRKTMDFSKVDMSVVEPNDHIDERVRPHIVNTDPTANFAGVGATAIIPFGYSKRLWALRKELALKKGMPAKLLAELGEKYFFEELQIPPERYYHFLEYCNPLGIEQLHKEGETLKIIKILTTEHIKYLEIIKKQ; encoded by the coding sequence ATGAAAAACATCTCCCTTCTTATTCTTTTATTAATTTCCATAAATCTATGTTCTCAAAATGAACGTAGATATATTCATGGTAAAATTTTAGACAAAATAGGAATATTACCTAATGTTCATATTATAAATTTAAATACGAAACACGGTACATACACGAATAGTAATGGTGATTTCAAAATCCCTGCAAAAGTTAATGACAGTTTACGTTTTTCATATGTTGGTTATGAAACCAAAGTAATAAATGTTTTAGATAAATATTTTGGAATGCATGATAATACTTTTTTCATAAAAAAAATAGCTTACACTTTAAATGAAGTGGAAATTAAAAAACACAATTTACAAGGAAGTATAACTTCAGATATTAGAAAAACACCTGAAGATAAAAGAGAAGAAGCATTAAGAAAAACGATGGATTTTTCAAAAGTAGATATGAGTGTTGTTGAGCCTAATGACCATATTGATGAAAGGGTTCGTCCACACATTGTAAATACTGATCCTACTGCCAATTTTGCAGGTGTGGGTGCTACTGCAATTATTCCGTTCGGATATTCTAAACGTTTATGGGCACTTAGAAAAGAACTAGCTTTAAAAAAAGGTATGCCAGCTAAATTATTAGCTGAATTAGGAGAAAAATACTTTTTTGAGGAATTACAGATACCGCCCGAAAGATATTATCACTTTTTAGAATATTGTAACCCTTTAGGAATAGAACAATTACATAAAGAAGGAGAAACGTTAAAAATTATTAAAATTCTAACAACTGAACATATTAAGTATTTAGAAATAATAAAAAAGCAGTAA
- a CDS encoding carboxypeptidase-like regulatory domain-containing protein, with protein MQKQLLFLIITTTTLCFSQKKKTVLKGILKDKLGVIKNANILNLNTKEGTFSNDSGNFSITISVDDVLQISTIQHHTKKITISKNIFQQKNITIKMHTKSHVLNEVEIKRHNLSGNLLIDIKKTPKDTISELVNKMMDGIKSMKLDEIMNMPTGSDEIHLSKSAAPGIPNVFTDGIKLYSGSIGGGYEKKRREERKRLEQKEQFPDKLLRDFGKHFFYSELKIPKEKYYHFIEYCSHTNVEVLFHNKKLFEVIELLKKESMSYLQIINKK; from the coding sequence ATGCAAAAACAATTACTCTTCTTAATTATAACTACCACTACTCTTTGTTTTTCTCAAAAAAAGAAAACTGTCTTAAAAGGAATTTTAAAAGACAAACTTGGAGTAATAAAAAATGCTAACATTTTAAATTTAAATACAAAAGAAGGTACATTCTCTAATGATTCCGGGAATTTCTCTATTACCATTTCAGTAGATGATGTACTACAAATTTCTACTATTCAACACCATACCAAAAAAATAACTATTTCAAAAAATATTTTTCAACAAAAAAACATAACAATAAAAATGCATACTAAAAGTCATGTTTTAAATGAAGTAGAAATAAAAAGACATAATTTATCTGGTAATTTATTAATTGACATAAAAAAAACTCCAAAGGATACTATATCTGAGCTTGTTAATAAAATGATGGATGGTATTAAAAGTATGAAATTAGATGAAATAATGAACATGCCTACTGGTAGTGATGAAATTCATTTGTCAAAATCAGCAGCACCAGGAATTCCAAATGTATTTACTGACGGTATAAAACTTTACAGTGGCAGCATTGGTGGTGGTTACGAAAAAAAAAGAAGAGAAGAAAGAAAAAGACTAGAACAAAAAGAACAATTTCCTGACAAACTACTTCGTGACTTTGGAAAACATTTTTTTTACAGTGAATTAAAAATACCTAAAGAAAAATATTATCATTTTATAGAGTACTGTAGTCATACTAATGTTGAAGTTCTTTTTCATAATAAGAAGTTATTTGAAGTTATTGAATTATTAAAAAAAGAAAGTATGAGTTATCTTCAAATAATTAATAAAAAATAG